The proteins below are encoded in one region of Vibrio sp. ED004:
- a CDS encoding ACT domain-containing protein: MNSTFIVNFIGKASPATIKQLAAVTHENDGKWLISKVNFIEDQVAGVLKVQLPAINESIVKEAFSANPDLIVQFVDSDHSHNVQDTIHHLRLDSNDRAGIVNEVTHVLDRQGISILDMDCHRVFIAGGGGVSSSLFTSKIAVKLPIEVQIDDVVNELETLSEDTRVMIEG; the protein is encoded by the coding sequence ATGAACAGTACATTTATCGTAAACTTTATCGGAAAAGCATCACCAGCAACAATCAAACAACTTGCTGCGGTTACTCACGAAAACGACGGGAAATGGCTCATCAGTAAAGTGAATTTTATTGAAGACCAAGTCGCAGGCGTACTCAAGGTTCAACTTCCAGCCATCAACGAATCGATTGTTAAAGAGGCCTTCAGCGCTAATCCTGATCTCATCGTGCAGTTTGTCGATTCAGACCATTCACACAACGTGCAAGACACAATCCATCACCTAAGACTCGACTCAAACGACCGAGCAGGTATCGTTAATGAAGTGACTCATGTATTGGATAGACAAGGCATCAGTATTCTCGATATGGACTGTCACCGAGTATTTATCGCGGGTGGTGGCGGTGTAAGCTCAAGCCTATTCACTTCTAAAATAGCGGTTAAGCTGCCAATCGAAGTGCAAATTGATGACGTGGTTAATGAGCTAGAAACTCTCAGCGAAGATACTCGAGTGATGATTGAGGGTTAG
- the nspC gene encoding carboxynorspermidine decarboxylase yields MQNNELKTPYFMINEDKLIANLEKAKQLKEISGVKLVLALKCFSTWGVFDIIKPYLDGTTSSGPYEVKLGHETFGGETHAYSVGYSEDDVKEVADICDKMIFNSQSQFEAYRHIVEGKASLGLRLNPGVSYAGQDLANPARQFSRLGVQADHIKPEIFDEINGVMFHMNCENKDVDAFIGLLDSISEQFGEHLDKLDWVSMGGGVFFTWPGYDIEKLGLALKAFSEKHGVQMYLEPGEAIITKTTDLVVTVVDIVENEKKTAIVDSATEAHRLDTLIYNEPASVLEASENGSHDYVIGSCSCLAGDQFCETSFDEPLKIGQKLHLLDSAGYTMVKLNWFNGLKMPSIYCERSNGDVQKLNEFGYEDFKRSLSQWSVK; encoded by the coding sequence ATGCAAAACAACGAACTAAAAACGCCGTATTTCATGATCAACGAAGACAAGTTGATTGCGAACTTAGAGAAAGCCAAGCAGCTGAAAGAGATTTCAGGTGTGAAGCTGGTATTGGCACTGAAGTGTTTCTCTACATGGGGTGTGTTTGACATCATCAAACCTTACCTCGACGGCACGACAAGCTCTGGCCCATACGAAGTGAAACTTGGTCACGAAACCTTTGGCGGAGAAACGCACGCTTACAGTGTGGGCTACAGCGAAGATGACGTGAAAGAAGTCGCGGATATTTGTGACAAGATGATCTTCAACTCGCAAAGCCAATTCGAAGCGTACCGTCATATTGTTGAAGGAAAAGCGTCGCTGGGTTTACGCCTAAATCCGGGCGTAAGCTACGCAGGACAAGACTTAGCAAACCCTGCGCGTCAATTCTCTCGTTTAGGTGTTCAAGCTGACCACATTAAGCCAGAGATCTTCGACGAGATTAATGGCGTGATGTTCCACATGAACTGTGAGAACAAAGACGTTGATGCCTTTATCGGTTTGCTTGATTCAATCTCAGAACAGTTTGGTGAGCACTTAGATAAGTTAGATTGGGTGAGCATGGGCGGTGGTGTGTTCTTCACTTGGCCGGGCTACGATATCGAGAAACTGGGTCTTGCTCTAAAAGCCTTCTCTGAAAAGCACGGCGTACAGATGTACCTAGAGCCGGGCGAAGCCATTATCACGAAAACAACAGACTTGGTTGTGACAGTGGTGGATATTGTTGAGAACGAAAAGAAAACGGCGATTGTGGATTCAGCAACTGAAGCACACCGTCTTGATACGCTTATCTACAATGAACCAGCATCGGTATTAGAAGCCTCTGAAAACGGCAGCCATGATTACGTGATTGGTTCGTGTTCGTGTCTGGCGGGCGATCAGTTCTGTGAAACAAGCTTTGATGAGCCGTTGAAGATCGGTCAAAAGCTTCACCTGTTGGATAGTGCAGGTTACACCATGGTGAAACTGAACTGGTTCAACGGCCTGAAGATGCCATCTATCTACTGCGAGCGCAGCAATGGTGATGTTCAAAAGCTGAATGAATTTGGCTATGAAGACTTTAAACGTTCATTGTCACAATGGTCGGTTAAGTAA